ATTCTCATATTGGATCTCAAATCTTTGAAGTTGAAGGTTTTAAATTAGCTGTTGAACGAGTTGCAGATTTTGCTGTAGAAGTACGTAATCAATTAAATATAGAATATGATGTGATTAATTTAGGTGGAGGGTTTGGGATTCGATATTCAAATGAAGATACACCATTGCCAGTACCAGATTATGTAGAAGCAATCACAGATGCAATTAAAGATAATTTCACAAAAAATGAATATCCAATGCCAGAAATTTGGGTAGAACCAGGTAGAAGTATTGTAGGAGAGGCAGGTTCTACATTATATACTGTAGGTACCCAAAAAGATATTCCTGGAGTAAGAAAATATGTAGCTGTAGATGGTGGAATGACTGATAACATTCGTCCTGCACTTTATAATTCTCCCTATGAAGCGATGTTAGCAAACCGTGCAAATGATAAAAATGAAGAAGTTGTATCTATTGCTGGTAAAGCATGTGAAAGTGGAGATATGCTAATCTGGGATTTGGAATTACCTAAAGTAAATTCTGGTGATATTCTTGCAGTTTCGTGTACAGGAGCATATAATTATGCAATGGCAAGTAATTACAATCGAATTCGTAGACCTGCAGTGGTTTTTGTTAAAGATGGGGAAGCGGACTTAATTGTAAAAAGAGAAAGCCATGAAGATATTGTTGGTAATGATGTGATTCCTGAGCGTTTAAGAAAACATGAGGCAATCAAGTCATAAATGAATGATTGATTTATAAAAATAGGAGTGATAATAATGGACAAACAAGCAAAAATTAAAATGGAAGATGGTGCTGAGATCCTTATTGATTTATTTGAAAAGGATGCACCGAATACGGTAGCTAACTTTGAAAAACTATCAAATGAAGGATTCTATAACGGCCTTACATTTCATCGTGTAATTCCTGGTTTTGTTGCACAAGGAGGTTGTCCTAACGGAACAGGTACAGGAGGTCCAGGATACCAAATTGATTGCGAAATCAATCCGAATAAACATGAACGTGGATCTTTAGCTATGGCTCATGCTGGACGTAATACAGGAGGAAGCCAGTTTTATATTTGTTACCAACCACAACCTCATTTAGACGGACAACATACTGTTTTTGGAAAAGTAACAAAAGGTATGGAATTCGTAGATACGATAAAGCAAGGTGACAAAATGGAAGAAGTAACGATTTCTGAAAAGTAAAATACTTAAAGTGAATTAACAAAAAGCCCTGCTAGATAATATCTTTCAGCAGGGCTTAACTAGTTTAATAATACTTAGTATTTTATACCGTTAACTATTCTGACCGCTTATATCATCATAAAACGATGCCAATGACGTATTCATATAAGGGATTAGAAATATGAATCCAATTCCGAATGAGAATGCACTTAAAAGGAACCAACCTATGAAACTAAGGCCTAATAAAAAATACTTCCACTTATATCCCTTCATGAGTCTTTTACTTTCTTTTATAGCTTCAAATACATCTAACTCAGGTTTGTCTTTAAGAATATAAAAAACTTGTGAGTAAGCAATAGATTTAATAATTCCAGGAATGATTAATAATAACGTCCATAACAATACGAAGATTCCAACTAAAAAACTCAGTCCAATTGTTTTCAGCGCAAGTGTTGAATCAGAATAAACGACAAATACGTCTTTTAGTTTATTTGGTTGTTTTCTGCTTAGCTCTATAAAAAACCAGGTTGTTCCTACTGTAAGAGGGATAATTACGATCTGTATGATAAAACTTAATATGCTACTTAAAATTGAAGTATTCTCACCAACCCACCCGAAAAGTGATATTTCTAATAAAAAAGGAAGCAAGTAATAAAAGCCGCCATACACGACTAAAGTAACTAAAACTGCTAATCCCCAGTTTCCTTTTAAAGATTCTAATGCATGTTGTTTGATTTCTTTTATTGTCATTCTTTGTTTAACTCCTTTGTTTTCAATTATGATAATAATAAATAAGCTAAAGTTTATTATAACAATGCTTTAAGTTGTAGAACAATAGTAAATATTTAAATAATTTAATGAGCCTTATTTAGTAGTTCTAGCTTTCGAAATTGCGAAGGTGTATACCCTGTAAATTTTTTAAAGACAGTTGAAAAATAAGCTGTACTATTGAAACCGTGGTTAAGAGCTATCTCAGTAATCGATAGACTTGTATGGATAAGAGCTTCTTTAGTTTTCATTACACGGAATTCTTGTAAAAATTCAAGTGGGGGCCTTCCTGTTTGTTTTTTAAACGTTCGAACTAAATGATAAGGATCTACAGCTATAGCTGAAGCAATTTGATTTAACTGTACTTCCTCCTGGTAGGCTTTTTTCATATATGAAATTGCTTTATTTGAGATATCCTCTGATGATTCAACCCATGTTCTATCTGTTGGGCAGCACCTTTTACATGGGCGAAAACCATTCTGTAAAGCCTCTGCAGAAGTAGTATATATATTCACATTTTTTTGATTTGGTATTTTAGATTTACAAGATGGCCGACAAAAAATTTGTGTGCTTTTTACTGCATAAAAAAACAAACCGTCATATGATTTATCATTATTGACAATTGCATCCCAAGTTGATTGTTTCATTAGAATTTACCTCCCTTTAAAGTAAGTATATCCTAATCACTCTGCTTCTTGAAGAATCTAAAATATAAAGTCAAGATTTTAAAAACCAAAAGGAAATTATGTAAAATAGATTAGGATGATTTCAACCTCGGAATTTTTACACTAAGCATTTAAAGAGTTTTGAATCTGTTCTTTTTCAAGTGTTACCCCTTTTTTTCGTAATACAAGGTGAACAAAACCAAATACGGCAGAAGAGGTTAAGAGAATTCCTGATAAAATATATACTAATTTAACTCCGATTAGATCAGTTAAAATACCAATACCCATTATAGAGAAAATAAAAATGAATTGAACTAAAGAGGATTTTGCAGCAAGTATTTTTATTAATGTTTTTTCATCTGCACTATTTTGATACATCGTTACCTGTGCTAAATCTCTAACCTGAAAAGAAGGTCCCATAAAAACAACTAATGTAAGTGCCAAATAAGCATTTGTTGTTAGACCATAAATTAAAGTTAAGATACCAAATATGAATGAACCCGATAACATAAACATGCTCAAGCGCCCTTTCATTACACTTGATAGGCGATACACTAATATTCCTCCTATTAATGTTCCGAAATAATAACCGCCATTGATATATCCCCACCATGTTTCTCCTTTACCTAGTGCTTCCTGTACATAAGTTAAAGTGACAGCACCTATCCATATTGAACCTACCCATGATTCCATGATATCCATTAAAATTAATACTCTTGTTCCTTTGTGCTTAAATAAATACTTCCAACCAGAAGAAAGTCTTTTGAACAATGTTTCTTGTACTTGTACGACTGTAACGTGTTCTCTTTCCTTTACCATGAATAAACTGATCATGGATAATGAGGTGAGAAAAAAAGTGAATAACAAGGTAGATTCCTTTCCTAATAATGACAACATGAGCCCTCCTAATGTCCAACCTGCAAATAAAAAGGTTTGATCAATCGTTGCAATGAAGCTATTTGCTTTTACTCTGGCTGACTCTTGGACAATGGAACGGACGATAGAACTTTTTAAAGGAGAAAAAAATCCATTTAAAAAAGACATACAAGCTAATAACACGAAAAATAAAAAGTAAATGCTAATAGAAAGCTTTTGAGAAAACAAACTATATAAACCTACTAATATAAAAATTTGGGTAATCTGTGAAACCTTCAAAATTGTTGTTGATTTGTATTTATCAGAAATTGCAGGTAAGTAAATGCTGCTAAACATATGAGTAGTTACACTTGTTAAAGTTACTGCTGCAGATAATGCTGTTGATCCTGTTTCATTATACAAATACATTACAACGGTCATTGTGTACAATGCAAAAGCAAGGTTTGTTGCTGTTTGACTTACCACTAAGGCATAAAAAGAACGATTCATAACATTAGCCTACTTTCTAAATAAAAATGTATAATATGTGTTGTAATGAACTTTACTCTAATTCTTTTGTCAATACATTAGACCAATTCTCTAGATAATCCTACAACTTTAGTTGTAGTAAAAAATATGAAACTATGAAATAAAAAATAATAGAGAAAATCATAAAACTATCTTAAATAATTTAGCATATTAATGAATTAATAATTTAAAACATTAATGTGTTATAAGTTATTAATTCATGAATATGTTAATATGTTAATATTAATACAAGGAGGTGATGACTTTGTTAATGCTTACATGCTTATTTCACCCAACATAAAGAGCAGATTGATTAGAATGTTTTCATAATTAGACAATTATGGGTAATTAAGTATGTTATTTTATTGCTATTTACTATTAATTCACTTAAATTATTGGAGGTTTATTCATGTTAAAAAAGAAGTTATTCCCTCTTTGTATGTCAATGGCATTAGGTTTTAGTATTTTTGCAGGATCTGTTTCTCCTGGAGTAAACGCAACAGACGTACAATCTACTTCTAGCACTTTTGATTTTTCAATTGCAAATGATGAGAAATTAATAGAAATGCTAAAAGATAATGGTACCATTGCACAGGATGCAAGCCTTGAAGAAGCTTATAAAGGTTTATCGACATATTTAAGTAAGCGTTCTCAATCTGGTAAAGGCGAAGAGGGTGAGTTAGCTGAATTTGAGAAAAAACGTAATGATGCTTTGATGAATAAAGCTTCAAACAATGGATTGTTAAATGGAAAAGGAAATAAATTGGGACAAAAAGATGGTGTGGATCCAATTGAACTTGAACCTTGGAATGGTGAACAAAGAAAAGACAATGTTCTTATCCTTCTTATAGATTTTCCAGACTTCCCACACAATAACATTCAACCAGATGAAACAGATATGTATTATGAAGATTATAGTGTAGAACATTTTACAAATATGGCATTTGGTGACAATGGGTACGTAGGACCAAATGGAGAAACGCTAATCTCTATGAAACAATTATACGAACAGCAATCAGGTGGAAGTTATACAATAGATGGTCAGGTTGCAGGTTGGTATACTGCTGAACATGAAGCAGCTTATTATGGTGGTAATAATGAAAGTGATAATGATCAAAACCCTAGAGATTTGGTAAGAGAAGCACTATTAGCAGTAAGTCAAGATCCAACTATAGATTTAAAAGAGTATGACCAAGAAGATCGTTATGATTTAGATGGTGATGGCGATTATCGTGAGCCGGATGGTTTAGTTGATCATCTTATGATTGTTCATGCTAGTGTAGGTGAAGAAGCAGGTGGGGGTAGTTTAGGAGAGGATGCAATTTGGTCACATCGTTCTAATCTACGTGGTGTATTCACAATGCCTGGTACAGAAGCAGATGCATCTTACTGGGGTGGATTAATGGCAGCTTATGATTATACAATTCAACCTGAGACAGGAGCGACAGGTGTATTTGCACATGAGTATGCACATGATTTAGGATTGCCAGATGAATATGATATATTCTATACAGGTCAAGGTGAGCCAGTTTCATATTGGTCTATCATGTCAAGCGGAAGCTGGGCAGGTCTTGTTCCAGGAACTGAACCTACTGGTTTTAGTGCTTGGGCTAAGGAGTTTTTACAAGCTACAATGGGTGGTAATTGGTTAACAGGTACAACTGTTCATGTCGATGATATCGATGAGAACGGAATTGAAGTCCTACTTGATCAGGCTAGTTCAAAAGGAATAAATGATGATGCTGTACGCATTGACTTGCCTAATAAAGTAAAACAATTTAATGAGCCATTTAGTGGGGAGTTCGAGTTTTTCAGTGGAAAAGGTGATGAAATAGACAACTCTATGTCTACATCATTAGATTTAACTGCTGCTACAAGTGCTTTACTAACTTTTAAAACTTGGTATCAAATTGAATTGGATTGGGATTATGCTTCAATTCAAGTAAGAGAAGAAGGTACAAATGAATGGGTATCTATTCCAGGTAATTTAACAACAGATTATGATCCTAATGAACAAAATCCTGGTTTTGGAATTACGGGTCATTCAGATGGTTGGGTTGATGGAGTATTTGATTTATCTGATTTTGCAGGGAAATCAATTGACTTGCGTTTCAACTATTGGACAGATGTTGCTTACATTGATCCTGGATTCTATGTAGACGATATTTCTATAGAAGTTGATGGAGAAGTTGTATTGTTTGATGATGCAGAAGCAGATAGTTCATTTGAATTTGATGGTTTTGACTTAAATGATGGAACGATAGAGTTTAAACATTACTATTTACTTGAATGGAGAAACTATGATGGTGTAGATGAAGGCTTATCTCATATTCGTCGTGGTGAAAGTGTAATGGCATTTGAGCCAGGTTTATTAATTTGGTATGCAGATGAATCTTTTGATGCGAATCTAGTTGGAAATCATCCAGGTGATGGTTTCTTAGGAGTAGTTGATGC
The window above is part of the Chengkuizengella sp. SCS-71B genome. Proteins encoded here:
- a CDS encoding DUF975 family protein; the protein is MTIKEIKQHALESLKGNWGLAVLVTLVVYGGFYYLLPFLLEISLFGWVGENTSILSSILSFIIQIVIIPLTVGTTWFFIELSRKQPNKLKDVFVVYSDSTLALKTIGLSFLVGIFVLLWTLLLIIPGIIKSIAYSQVFYILKDKPELDVFEAIKESKRLMKGYKWKYFLLGLSFIGWFLLSAFSFGIGFIFLIPYMNTSLASFYDDISGQNS
- a CDS encoding immune inhibitor A domain-containing protein, which codes for MLKKKLFPLCMSMALGFSIFAGSVSPGVNATDVQSTSSTFDFSIANDEKLIEMLKDNGTIAQDASLEEAYKGLSTYLSKRSQSGKGEEGELAEFEKKRNDALMNKASNNGLLNGKGNKLGQKDGVDPIELEPWNGEQRKDNVLILLIDFPDFPHNNIQPDETDMYYEDYSVEHFTNMAFGDNGYVGPNGETLISMKQLYEQQSGGSYTIDGQVAGWYTAEHEAAYYGGNNESDNDQNPRDLVREALLAVSQDPTIDLKEYDQEDRYDLDGDGDYREPDGLVDHLMIVHASVGEEAGGGSLGEDAIWSHRSNLRGVFTMPGTEADASYWGGLMAAYDYTIQPETGATGVFAHEYAHDLGLPDEYDIFYTGQGEPVSYWSIMSSGSWAGLVPGTEPTGFSAWAKEFLQATMGGNWLTGTTVHVDDIDENGIEVLLDQASSKGINDDAVRIDLPNKVKQFNEPFSGEFEFFSGKGDEIDNSMSTSLDLTAATSALLTFKTWYQIELDWDYASIQVREEGTNEWVSIPGNLTTDYDPNEQNPGFGITGHSDGWVDGVFDLSDFAGKSIDLRFNYWTDVAYIDPGFYVDDISIEVDGEVVLFDDAEADSSFEFDGFDLNDGTIEFKHYYLLEWRNYDGVDEGLSHIRRGESVMAFEPGLLIWYADESFDANLVGNHPGDGFLGVVDADQNVVKTGDNSPAVTRYQVHDATFGLQKDEKMFLELSSGIIKDNHTTIQPMFDDSQSYMSSQIPDAGRNVPEYGLKVRVIGESDDLSAAKIIITRD
- a CDS encoding bifunctional transcriptional activator/DNA repair enzyme AdaA translates to MKQSTWDAIVNNDKSYDGLFFYAVKSTQIFCRPSCKSKIPNQKNVNIYTTSAEALQNGFRPCKRCCPTDRTWVESSEDISNKAISYMKKAYQEEVQLNQIASAIAVDPYHLVRTFKKQTGRPPLEFLQEFRVMKTKEALIHTSLSITEIALNHGFNSTAYFSTVFKKFTGYTPSQFRKLELLNKAH
- the lysA gene encoding diaminopimelate decarboxylase, which translates into the protein MYLHGTSRVNNNGHLEIGGCDTTNLVKQFATPLYVVDEELVRQRCREYMNAFRESGLTFQVAYASKAFCVKAICRVMDEEGLSLDVVSDGELYTALEAGFPPERIHFHGNNKTPFEIEMALDANIGCFVVDNFVELHLLNELAGQKGKKVKALFRVTPGVEAHTHEFISTGQTDSKFGFDIGNGSAMKVMEDASQLNNIIILGVHSHIGSQIFEVEGFKLAVERVADFAVEVRNQLNIEYDVINLGGGFGIRYSNEDTPLPVPDYVEAITDAIKDNFTKNEYPMPEIWVEPGRSIVGEAGSTLYTVGTQKDIPGVRKYVAVDGGMTDNIRPALYNSPYEAMLANRANDKNEEVVSIAGKACESGDMLIWDLELPKVNSGDILAVSCTGAYNYAMASNYNRIRRPAVVFVKDGEADLIVKRESHEDIVGNDVIPERLRKHEAIKS
- a CDS encoding peptidylprolyl isomerase, which gives rise to MDKQAKIKMEDGAEILIDLFEKDAPNTVANFEKLSNEGFYNGLTFHRVIPGFVAQGGCPNGTGTGGPGYQIDCEINPNKHERGSLAMAHAGRNTGGSQFYICYQPQPHLDGQHTVFGKVTKGMEFVDTIKQGDKMEEVTISEK
- a CDS encoding MFS transporter, producing the protein MNRSFYALVVSQTATNLAFALYTMTVVMYLYNETGSTALSAAVTLTSVTTHMFSSIYLPAISDKYKSTTILKVSQITQIFILVGLYSLFSQKLSISIYFLFFVLLACMSFLNGFFSPLKSSIVRSIVQESARVKANSFIATIDQTFLFAGWTLGGLMLSLLGKESTLLFTFFLTSLSMISLFMVKEREHVTVVQVQETLFKRLSSGWKYLFKHKGTRVLILMDIMESWVGSIWIGAVTLTYVQEALGKGETWWGYINGGYYFGTLIGGILVYRLSSVMKGRLSMFMLSGSFIFGILTLIYGLTTNAYLALTLVVFMGPSFQVRDLAQVTMYQNSADEKTLIKILAAKSSLVQFIFIFSIMGIGILTDLIGVKLVYILSGILLTSSAVFGFVHLVLRKKGVTLEKEQIQNSLNA